One segment of Panicum virgatum strain AP13 chromosome 1K, P.virgatum_v5, whole genome shotgun sequence DNA contains the following:
- the LOC120652516 gene encoding NF-kappa-B essential modulator-like produces MDADIQHVLQLHWQEMHNVNRQLMILSRDKSVKLAQLYSKVGWLEQYSASLGLRLNEASTQASKMEAQARGLELELTSANGERDVQRAAAEQKAKEAELQVAALRENVEALAARAARSQHQEATIKALTDTLVQKDALLEAHGDALRSVETALEERGSSVSVLLQQVDTTYLRFRSELRKAVAEETTVKEALQVAYSSVQKDYEDLEGAAVATCQGL; encoded by the exons ATGGACGCCGACATCCAGCACGTCCTTCAGCTCCACTGGCAGGAGATGCACAATGTCAACAGG CAGCTGATGATCCTATCGAGGGACAAGAGCGTCAAGCTGGCCCAGTTGTATTCCAAGGTGGGCTGGCTTGAACAGTACAGCGCCAGCCTAGGTTTGCGGCTGAACGAGGCCTCCACCCAGGCATCCAAAATGGAGGCACAAGCTCGTGGGctggagctcgagctcaccaGTGCCAACGGCGAGCGCGACGTGCAGAGGGCAGCAGCCGAGCAGAAggccaaggaggccgagctgcaAGTGGCCGCACTGCGCGAGAATGTGGAGGCGCTCGCGGCAAGGGCGGCTCGGTCCCAGCACCAAGAGGCTACCATCAAAGCGCTTACCGATACCCTCGTGCAGAAGGATGCTCTCCTCGAGGCGCACGGGGATGCCCTTCGCAGCGTTGAGACCGCCCTCGAAGAAAGGGGGTCCTCGGTGTCGGTGCTCCTACAACAAGTCGACACC ACTTATCTTCGTTTCCGCTCAGAGCTGCggaaggcggtggcggaggagacCACGGTGAAGGAGGCCCTCCAAGTCGCATACTCGTCAGTGCAGAAGGACTACGAGGACCTGGAGGGCGCTGCTGTGGCCACGTGCCAGGGACTCTAG